The Bernardetia sp. ABR2-2B DNA window TGATGAAGAAGTAAAAAACAAAATTTCACTTTGCTACAAAGCCAAAAGTAACAAGACAAGAACGGTTAGTCTTTCAAATAAATCTCTTATCAAAAAATTAAAAGAGTGTGCTGCTCTTTCTGGACAAGAACTTTTTAGATACAAAGATGAAAACAAGAAATGGCATCGCATCAATTCACAAGATGTAAATGATTATTTAGACCAAAAAATGAAAAGTCATTTTACTGCCAAAACTTTCCGTACTTGGGGAGGAAGTGTTTTGACTTTAGAGCTTTTTGAAGAGGCAAAAAAAGAATTAGCAGAGAATCAACGCAAGAAATTAGAGACTATTTTGGTAAGAAAAGTAGCCAAGAAATTGGGTAATACTATTTCAGTTTGTAGAAGTTATTATATCCATCCAGAAGTTTTGAGCGAAGTTTTGACAAAATCAACAGAAGAAATAGAACAACAAACAGAAAAATTCTTACAACAAAAAAGTAAAGAAGAAACAGAATTTGCAAAATCTTTTTCTTCTTCTTTAGATGAATATTCTAAATATGAATTGCAACTTTTAGCTATTTTGGAAAAATCAGCACAAAAAACACACGAGGAATTATTATAAAATATGACTTATGCTATAAAAGTTGTTACCCGATTTTTTCCAAATGATTTTCTAAATAAACCTCGTCAATGAGTGTATAAACTAAATTACCCTTATTAGAAACCTGTAATTCCATTGCACCAGCATCAGAAAGTGAATCCAAAATTTCTTTTGTTTCATCAATTGGCGTGTTGGTTTGTAGCGCAACTTGTGTTGGTGTTAGTTGTCCATGATTTTGAACAGCTAAATATAGAATATCTAATTGTTT harbors:
- a CDS encoding DNA topoisomerase IB, yielding MPLSSISKQNKIPIMVVGNHVYPKYPPHLYYSSDTEKGYTRKKQEKKFVYLSTRGKLLKSERKLKRIEKLVIPPAWTEVWICRNKNGHLQAVGRDERNRKQSIYHPDWKEYRNKTKFLKIQEFGYELPKLRKAITKDLHKKHWNKEKVVALAIELMQEGLLRIGSDRYLNSNRTYGLTTLRRKHIKIDEEVKNKISLCYKAKSNKTRTVSLSNKSLIKKLKECAALSGQELFRYKDENKKWHRINSQDVNDYLDQKMKSHFTAKTFRTWGGSVLTLELFEEAKKELAENQRKKLETILVRKVAKKLGNTISVCRSYYIHPEVLSEVLTKSTEEIEQQTEKFLQQKSKEETEFAKSFSSSLDEYSKYELQLLAILEKSAQKTHEELL